The following are from one region of the Aspergillus chevalieri M1 DNA, chromosome 1, nearly complete sequence genome:
- a CDS encoding EVE domain-containing protein (COG:S;~EggNog:ENOG410PN4B;~InterPro:IPR000116,IPR002740,IPR017956,IPR015947;~PFAM:PF02178,PF01878;~go_component: GO:0000785 - chromatin [Evidence IEA];~go_component: GO:0005634 - nucleus [Evidence IEA];~go_function: GO:0003677 - DNA binding [Evidence IEA];~go_process: GO:0006355 - regulation of transcription, DNA-templated [Evidence IEA]) produces MPPKKRKTSDSPETDGNDLTANQTTAAPPTGEKRKRGRPRKYPESATPKPPPGPKRGRGRPRKDESAKVTTPKPATPKEGKRPVGRPRKYPLPNGADQRATKSTSVEAKEHSEEEGENHDYDDDDDDDDSGRSYWLMKAEPESRLEKGVDVKFSIDDLRAAQEPEPWDGIRNPVARRHLRDMKKGDLAFFYHSNCKVPGIVGIMEIVQEHSPDESALDPSNPYYDEKSTKEDPKWDVVHVEFRQKFPTMITLNDLKAQSAPGKPLENLQTLKQTRLSVSSVTRAQWKFIMRLAKEKEGAGLRQSTSGDDEESEESSEQ; encoded by the exons ATGCCGCCCAAAAAGCGAAAGACCTCTGACTCGCCAGAGACCGATGGGAATGACTTGACGGCAAACCAG ACAACGGCAGCGCCCCCAActggagagaagagaaagagaggtcGTCCTCGCAAGTACCCCGAAAGTGCTACCCCCAAGCCACCACCAGGGCCCAAGCGGGGCCGTGGAAGGCCTCGCAAGGACGAGTCGGCGAAAG TAACAACACCCAAGCCGGCGACACCGAAAGAAGGCAAGCGACCTGTAGGACGGCCGCGCAAATACCCATTACCGAACGGAGCGGACCAGCGTGCGACCAAGTCAACGTCGGTAGAAGCTAAGGAGCAttcggaggaggagggggaaaatcatgattatgatgatgatgatgatgatgatgattcgGGTCGGTCATACTGGTTGATGAAGGCCGAGCCGGAGTCGCGGCTGGAGAAGGGTGTTGATGTCAAGTTCTCGATTGATGACTTGCGCGCGGCGCAGGAGCCAGAGCCTTGGGATG GTATCCGCAACCCTGTCG CACGAAGACATCTTCGGGATATGAAAAAGGGCGACTTGGCTTTCTTCTACCACTCCAATTGCAAAGTTCCTGGGATTGTTGGCATTATGGAGATTGTCCAAGAGCACTCCCCAGATG AATCCGCACTGGACCCCTCGAATCCCTACTACGACGAGAAATCCACCAAAGAAGACCCCAAATGGGACGTCGTCCATGTCGAGTTCCGACAGAAATTCCCGACCATGATCACTCTCAACGACCTCAAGGCCCAGTCCGCACCCGGCAAGCCCCTCGAGAACCTGCAGACCCTCAAACAGACCCGCCTTAGCGTATCGTCCGTGACGCGCGCACAATGGAAGTTCATTATGAGGTTagccaaggagaaggaaggcgCCGGGTTACGGCAGAGTACGTCGGGAGACGACGAGGAGAGCGAGGAGTCAAGTGAACAATAA
- the PRX1_1 gene encoding peroxiredoxin (COG:O;~EggNog:ENOG410PFVX;~InterPro:IPR019479,IPR000866,IPR036249,IPR013766, IPR024706;~PFAM:PF08534,PF10417,PF00578;~go_function: GO:0016209 - antioxidant activity [Evidence IEA];~go_function: GO:0016491 - oxidoreductase activity [Evidence IEA];~go_function: GO:0051920 - peroxiredoxin activity [Evidence IEA];~go_process: GO:0055114 - oxidation-reduction process [Evidence IEA]), protein MAQERAPLRLGSVAPNFDAQTSNGPITFHDFIGDSWAILFSHPDDFTPICTTELGAFAKLEPEFTARGVKLIGLSANGVESHHAWIKDIDEVTGSKLQFPIVADPERKVAYAYDMVDYQDTTNVDTKGQALTIRSVFIIDPSKKIRLIMSYPASTGRNTAEVLRVVDALQTTDKHGVTCPINWLPGDDVVVPPPVSTEDAQKKFGEVRTVKPYLRFTNVKKE, encoded by the exons ATGGCTCAGGAACGTGCTCC CCTCCGTCTCGGCTCCGTTGCCCCCAACTTCGATGCTCAGACCTCTAACGGTCCCATTACCTTCCACGACTTCATCGGTGACAGCTGGGccatcctcttctcccaCCCCGATGACTTCACCCCCATCTGTACCACCGAGCTGGGTGCTTTCGCCAAGCTCGAGCCCGAGTTCACCGCTCGTGGCGTCAAGTTGATCGGTCTCAGCGCCAACGGTGTCGAGTCCCACCACGCCTGGATCAAGGACATTGACGAGGTTACCGGCTCCAAGCTCCAGTTTCCCATCGTCGCCGACCCCGAACGCAAGGTCGCCTACGCCTACGACATGGTTGACTACCAGGACACCACCAACGTCGACACCAAGGGCCAGGCTCTGACCATCCGCTCTGTCTTTATCATTGACCCCAGCAAGAAGATCCGTCTCATCATGTCCTACCCCGCCTCTACCGGCCGTAACACCGCTGAGGTCCTCCGTGTCGTTGATGCTCTGCAGACCACCGACAAGCACGGTGTTACCTGCCCCATCAACTGGCTCCCTGGTGACGATGTTGTCGTTCCTCCTCCGGTCTCCACTGAGGATGCTCAGAAGAAGTTCGGTGAGGTCCGCACTGTTAAGCC TTACCTGCGCTTTACCAACGTCAAGAAGGAGTAA
- a CDS encoding MFS transporter (COG:G;~EggNog:ENOG410PFWR;~InterPro:IPR020846,IPR011701,IPR036259;~PFAM:PF07690;~TransMembrane:12 (i107-124o144-163i175-198o204-225i237-257o263-283i355-380o400-419i439-458o464-491i512-530o536-553i);~go_function: GO:0022857 - transmembrane transporter activity [Evidence IEA];~go_process: GO:0055085 - transmembrane transport [Evidence IEA]), giving the protein MNDNPRVSQSSDSNIGTASPETETTMTLENNTNNANHLDNKPEGLHTTDEEDASHQDIDYLYLDFDTSLPNPMGISSSPRPGQSSPPSPPSLKKYTSPFLWSKPRKTIITMISCCVTALSAYAAGEYTPPSEELTAKWHVSKVAYNVGITLFTLGFGIAPMVLAPFSEINGRRPIFVASGLVFTVCLIGCGATDSYAGMLVGRFFLGIGGSTFSTMVGGVISDIYHAQDRNGPMSCFSGAALFGTGLGPLISGFIEMRVSWRWIFYSEAIASAIFLVLLLAFLKETRGSVLLSGKAKALNKYYEKLEEAGYYGVVFTAEDSGEKQRVQRIRWKVKSDEERETLVRMISISCYRPFHLLCTEPVVFFFSLWVAFSWAILYLNFSSIPLVFSTNHGFNVQQVGAVFSAVSIGALLATLLSIYQEKLAMRLGKMPNTPEGRLYFTCVESILMPIGLFWFGWTSYSSVPWIVPTLALGCATMGIFSIYLATFNYLADTYHRYASSAIAAQSFCRNILAGIFPLVANFMFTNLTYPGASSLLGGIGILLTLVPWALAWKGPQIRAKSKIASQIMQQS; this is encoded by the exons ATGAACGACAACCCTCGGGTATCCCAATCCTCGGATTCAAATATCGGAACTGCATCTCCAGAGACAGAAACGACTATGACTCTGGAGAACAACACCAATAATGCCAACCACCTGGACAACAAACCAGAAGGCCTTCACACAACAGACGAAGAAGATGCATCCCACCAAGACATCGATTACCTCTACCTCGACTTCGACACCTCACTCCCAAACCCCATGGGGATCTCATCCTCCCCGCGACCCGGCCAATCATCACCGCCGTCACCGCCAAGTCTGAAGAAGTACACCTCGCCATTCCTATGGTCGAAGCCGCGCAAGACAATCATCACCATGATCTCGTGCTGCGTGACGGCGTTATCTGCGTATGCAGCTGGAGAGTATACGCCGCCGTCGGAGGAGTTGACGGCGAAATGGCATGTTAGTAAGGTTGCATATAATGTGGGGATTACGTTGTTTACGCTTGGGTTTGGTATTGCGCCGATGGTGCTGGCGCCGTTTTCGGAGATTAATGGGCGACGGCCGATTTTTGTGGCTAGTGGGTTGGTTTTTACAG TGTGCTTGATTGGATGCGGTGCTACTGATTCTTATGCTGGGATGCTGGTCGGGAGATTCTTCCTGGGAATTGGGGGAT CAACGTTCTCGACCATGGTGGGTGGTGTCATCAGTGATATATATCATGCCCAGGATCGCAATGGTCCTATGTCTTGCTTCTCCGGCGCCGCGCTATTTGGAACTGGGTTGGGACCGTTGATTTCGGGCTTTATCGAAATGCGCGTCTCCTGGCGATGGATTTTCTACTCCGAAGCCATCGCATCCGCCATCTTTCTGGTTCTTTTGTTAGCCTTCCTTAAGGAAACTCGGGGTAGTGTGCTGCTGAGCGGCAAGGCCAAGGCTCTCAACAAGTATTACGAGAAGCTCGAGGAAGCAGGTTACTATGGTGTCGTCTTCACTGCAGAAGATTCAGGCGAAAAGCAACGTGTGCAGCGCATCCGGTGGAAGGTCAAGAGTGATGAGGAACGAGAGACGTTGGTCAGGATGATCTCCATCTCTTGTTACCGGCCTTTCC ATCTTTTGTGCACTGAACCGGTggtgttcttcttctccctttgGGTCGCATTTAGCTGGGCGATTCTGTACCTCAACTTCAGTTCTATTCCTCTTGTCTTCTCGACCAACCATGGTTTCAATGTGCAACAGGTTGGCGCCGTGTTCTCCG CGGTGTCCATTGGAGCTCTCCTGGCCACCCTGTTGAGTATTTATCAAGAGAAACTGGCAATGCGCCTGGGCAAGATGCCCAATACCCCGGAAGGTCGTCTCTACTTCACCTGCGTCGAGTCTATTCTCATGCCCATCGGTCTGttctggtttggatggacATCCTATTCGTCCGTTCCATGGATCGTGCCCACCCTCGCCCTAGGTTGTGCTACTATGGGTATCTTTTCCATCTACCTGGCCACGTTTAACTACCTTGCCGATACGTACCATCGATATGCTAGTTCCGCAATTGCCGCGCAGTCGTTCTGTCGAAACATCCTCGCTGGTATCTTCCCGTTGGTTGCGAATTTCATGTTTACGAATCTCACGTATCCTGGCGCTTCCAGTTTGCTGGGAGGAATT GGTATTCTGTTGACGCTCGTGCCATGGGCGCTGGCGTGGAAGGGGCCCCAAATCCGTGCGAAGAGCAAGATTGCCAGT CAAATCATGCAGCAGAGTTAG
- the ALD2 gene encoding aldehyde dehydrogenase family protein (COG:C;~EggNog:ENOG410PJ9J;~InterPro:IPR015590,IPR029510,IPR016161,IPR016162, IPR016163;~PFAM:PF00171;~go_function: GO:0016491 - oxidoreductase activity [Evidence IEA];~go_function: GO:0016620 - oxidoreductase activity, acting on the aldehyde or oxo group of donors, NAD or NADP as acceptor [Evidence IEA];~go_process: GO:0055114 - oxidation-reduction process [Evidence IEA]), giving the protein MRGLMFSSVRLCARSFPSYRHTFSIPPPYYRAYRFFHSTHSRRMSDLTLSLTAPNGRQYTQPTGLFINNEFVASKAGDKFATINPADESEIASVYAAGEEDVDIAVKAARKALKDPSWKSLPGTDRGRLMLKLADLVEQHKETLATIETWDNGKPYGESLNADVGEVINTIRYYAGWADKVHGQTIGTYPEKLAYTLRQPIGVVAQIIPWNFPLGMAAWKLGPALACGNTVVLKPAEQTPLSILYFATLLKEAGFPPGVVNILNGRGRVCGSALVTHPDVDKVAFTGSTQTGREIMKMAAGTMKNITLETGGKSPLIVFDDADLEQAAKWAHMGIMYNQGQVCTATSRVLVHDSVYDDFVTLFKQAMASTNKVGDPFADDTFQGPQVTQAQYERVLEYIEAGKKEGATLAAGGEPVKNVAGGKGFFIAPTIFTNVKDNMRIYREEVFGPFVVISSFATEEEALQRANDTTFGLGAALFTKDIARAHRVAADIEAGMVWINSSNDSDFRVPFGGVKQSGIGRELGEAGLEAYTQTKAIHVNLGSKL; this is encoded by the exons ATGCGTGGGCTTATGTTCTCCAGCGTCCGTCTGTGTGCGCGCAGTTTCCCCTCCTATCGTCATACCTTTTCCATTCCTCCTCCATACTACCGAGCATATCGATTCTTCCACAGCACTCACTCCAGAAGAATGTCGGATCTTACGCTTTCGTTGACGGCTCCGAACGGACGCCAGTATACCCAGCCTACTGGACTGTTTATTAACAATGAGTTCGTTGCGTCCAAGGCGGGGGATAAGTTTGCTACTATCAATCCTGC TGATGAATCGGAGATCGCCTCTGTCTATGCGGCCGGTGAAGAAGACGTTGATATCGCTGTCAAGGCAGCCCGGAAGGCTCTCAAAGATCCCTCGTGGAAGTCGTTGCCGGGCACGGATCGGGGCCGCTTGATGCTAAAGCTGGCTGATCTGGTCGAGCAGCACAAGGAGACTCTGGCCACGATTGAGACGTGGGATAATG GAAAACCATACGGCGAGTCCCTCAACGCCGACGTAGGCGAAGTCATCAACACAATCCGCTACTACGCCGGCTGGGCCGACAAAGTCCACGGCCAAACCATCGGCACCTACCCCGAAAAACTAGCCTACACCCTTCGCCAGCCCATCGGCGTCGTAGCCCAGATCATCCCCTGGAACTTTCCCTTAGGCATGGCCGCCTGGAAGCTCGGCCCGGCCTTAGCCTGCGGCAACACAGTCGTCCTGAAACCCGCAGAGCAAACCCCGCTAAGCATCCTCTACTTCGCCACGCTCCTCAAGGAAGCGGGCTTTCCGCCGGGCGTTGTCAACATCCTGAACGGTCGCGGCCGCGTCTGCGGCAGCGCGCTGGTCACCCACCCGGACGTGGACAAGGTTGCCTTCACGGGGTCGACCCAGACAGGCCGCGAAATCATGAAAATGGCAGCGGGCACGATGAAGAACATCACCCTGGAGACGGGCGGCAAGTCGCCACTGATCGTCTTCGACGACGCAGACCTCGAACAGGCGGCTAAATGGGCGCACATGGGAATAATGTATAACCAGGGCCAAGTCTGCACCGCGACCTCGCGGGTGCTCGTCCACGACTCTGTCTATGACGACTTTGTCACACTTTTCAAGCAGGCCATGGCGTCGACGAACAAGGTCGGCGATCCCTTCGCCGACGACACCTTCCAGGGCCCCCAGGTGACGCAAGCCCAGTACGAGCGCGTGCTCGAGTACATCGAAGccgggaagaaagaaggcgCGACTCTCGCCGCCGGAGGCGAACCCGTTAAGAACGTTGCCGGAGGCAAGGGCTTCTTCATCGCGCCGACCATCTTCACCAACGTGAAAGATAACATGCGCATCTACCGCGAGGAAGTCTTTGGTCCGTTCGTGGTGATTTCCAGCTTCGCGACTGAGGAGGAGGCGCTGCAGCGCGCAAATGATACTACGTTTGGTCTTGGTGCTGCGCTGTTTACGAAGGATATTGCGCGCGCGCACCGCGTAGCTGCTGATATCGAGGCTGGGATGGTTTGGATTAATAGTAGCAATGATAGCGACTTCCGGGTGCCGTTTGGGGGTGTTAAGCAGAGTGGGATTGGACGGGAGCTGGGTGAGGCTGGGCTTGAGGCGTATACGCAGACGAAGGCGATTCATGTTAATTTGGGGTCGAAGCTGTAG
- a CDS encoding F-box domain protein (COG:S;~EggNog:ENOG410PN6B;~InterPro:IPR032675) yields MDRPRHIEDLADELLSEVLSFLLRPEPRPFNFLPALLNPYTMTSSTSSTRGLPSEANSDLDRFRLVNKRFMRIGTPRKFSRFVVRFSEEGFKRLEHLLDMQLACYVRHFTYMVRPFYQGSGWPQVLNGVGIDGSRVPISVLRSRLENQNSLTATNRDLVLLRRAFASFPSLKQVKLLRLVDKTDNYLGECIRGGPLEETVVLDWEAACTRAIINLGIALSESTCKPIQFYTPHTHTITPEMTTKLLQVPPTLLSTIATRLTSLDITFHPITDATANITALSTVFHNFFLATTNLTSLHLSSLSHQPLSIDYVIPPTLQLTRLHTLSLENWVLNAEDLTSIIRRHSHLREFKLHTVHLLNGRWKDVLSVLRYEMAVLQRVALDHVNYSRLPDRDYRHPNGKVNWLGITPEQLRALTVDDLGDDGVRINSNQAWIWAKWVMARPR; encoded by the exons ATGGATAGGCCACGGCACATTGAGGACTTGGCAGATGAACTGCTCAGCGAAGTTCTCTCGTTTCTATTAAGACCAGAGCCACGGCCGTTCAACTTCTTGCCAGCCTTACTTAATCCGTACACTATGACTAGCTCCACGAGCTCTACTAGGGGCTTACCCTCGGAAGCCAATAGCGATCTGGACAGATTCCGACTCGTCAACAAACGATTCATGCGAATCGGTACACCCCGAAAGTTTTCTCGCTTTGTTGTCCGTTTTTCTGAAGAAGGTTTCAAGCGGTTGGAACATTTGCTGGATATGCAGCTGGCCTGTTATGTCCGACATTTCACGTATATGGTGCGACCATTTTACCAAGGAAGCG GCTGGCCGCAGGTCCTGAATGGTGTCGGCATTGACGGCAGTCGTGTTCCAATCTCTGTGTTACGCAGCCGTTTGGAGAATCAGAACTCGCTGACGGCTACAAACCGTGATCTGGTGCTTTTACGACGTGCGTTTGCTTCATTTCCGTCGCTGAAACAGGTCAAATTACTGCGACTGGTGGATAAAACGGACAATTACTTGGGAGAATGCATTCGCGGCGGCCCTCTAGAAGAGACGGTGGTCTTAGACTGGGAGGCAGCATGCACCCGCGCAATCATCAACTTGGGAATCGCTCTATCAGAATCGACCTGCAAACCGATCCAATTCTACACACCGCATACCCACACCATCACCCCCGAGATGACAACAAAGCTACTCCAAGTCCCGCCCACGCTACTTTCCACCATAGCCACACGACTGACAAGCCTAGACATCACCTTCCACCCCATAACCGACGCAACCGCTAACATAACAGCCCTATCCACCGTCTTCCAcaacttcttcctcgccacCACAAACCTAACATCCCTCCACCTGAGCTCTCTCTCTCACCAACCCCTATCCATAGACTATGTCATCCCTCCAACCCTACAGCTCACCCGATTACACACTCTCAGCCTAGAAAACTGGGTCCTAAACGCAGAAGACCTCACCTCCATCATCCGCCGCCATAGCCATCTCCGCGAGTTCAAACTACACACTGTCCACCTACTAAACGGAAGGTGGAAAGACGTGCTATCAGTTTTGCGTTATGAAATGGCTGTCTTACAGCGGGTTGCGCTAGACCATGTTAACTATTCTCGACTTCCTGATCGGGATTACAGACACCCTAACGGTAAAGTCAATTGGTTGGGTATTACGCCGGAACAATTGAGGGCTCTTACGGTTGACGATTTGGGGGATGATGGTGTCAGGATTAATAGTAACCAGGCTTGGATTTGGGCGAAGTGGGTTATGGCTCGTCCGCGATAG